Proteins encoded within one genomic window of Sphingomonas cannabina:
- a CDS encoding DUF1467 family protein, which yields MNWKSAIAIYALFWAFSVFLVLPFGVRTAHEAGAELVPGQAESAPHVFRPGRIALRVTIVATILWGLFLLNYVYGWVTADMLDWTRWGRPAG from the coding sequence ATGAACTGGAAGTCCGCGATCGCCATCTATGCCCTGTTCTGGGCCTTCTCGGTCTTCCTCGTGCTCCCCTTCGGCGTCCGCACCGCGCACGAGGCGGGTGCCGAGCTGGTGCCGGGTCAGGCCGAGAGCGCGCCCCACGTCTTCCGGCCCGGCCGCATCGCGCTCCGCGTAACGATCGTCGCGACGATCCTGTGGGGGCTGTTCCTGCTCAACTACGTCTACGGCTGGGTCACCGCCGACATGCTCGACTGGACGCGCTGGGGCCGGCCGGCGGGCTGA
- a CDS encoding biotin--[acetyl-CoA-carboxylase] ligase, whose protein sequence is MRTVAETGSTNADLLALAAAGGAEEGWWLRAERQTAGRGRQGRPWVSEAGNFYGSTLVRLRPADPPPPTLALVAGVAVEEAVAAHGGTALALKWPNDLLLDGAKIAGILLERAGDAVVIGCGVNLAHHPSLAERPTTSLADHGATVDPAVFAETLAESFARWLARWRGEGLAPIRQRWLERAHPVGTALTARLPDGTSVDGLFDGLDSQGALILRLADGGRHVMHAGDVFLI, encoded by the coding sequence ATCCGTACCGTCGCCGAGACGGGATCGACCAACGCCGACCTCCTCGCGCTCGCCGCCGCCGGCGGTGCGGAGGAGGGCTGGTGGCTCCGCGCCGAACGCCAGACCGCCGGACGCGGGCGGCAGGGGCGGCCGTGGGTGTCGGAAGCGGGCAATTTCTACGGCAGCACGCTGGTCCGCCTGCGCCCCGCCGATCCGCCGCCCCCGACGCTGGCACTGGTCGCAGGCGTGGCTGTGGAGGAGGCGGTGGCCGCACATGGCGGCACCGCTCTCGCGCTCAAATGGCCCAACGACCTGCTCCTCGACGGAGCGAAGATCGCCGGCATCCTGCTCGAACGTGCCGGCGATGCGGTGGTGATCGGCTGCGGCGTCAATCTCGCCCATCACCCGAGTCTCGCCGAGCGTCCCACCACCAGCCTCGCCGACCACGGCGCCACCGTCGATCCCGCCGTCTTCGCCGAGACGCTCGCCGAATCCTTCGCCCGCTGGCTCGCACGCTGGCGAGGGGAGGGGCTCGCCCCGATCCGCCAGCGCTGGCTGGAGCGCGCGCATCCGGTCGGCACCGCGCTCACCGCGCGCCTGCCCGACGGCACCAGCGTCGACGGCCTGTTCGACGGGCTCGACAGCCAGGGCGCGCTCATCCTGCGCTTGGCCGACGGCGGCCGGCATGTCATGCACGCAGGCGACGTGTTCCTCATCTGA
- a CDS encoding ribonuclease J, whose translation MTNPNNELLFVALGGSGEIGMNVNLYGCNGKWLMVDCGVTFADPDYPGVDVLLPDLSFIEERLDDLVGIFLTHGHEDHIGALPYFAAELGVPLYASPFTAGLIREKLDEEGISDQVKLHVVREDGKVQLGPFAVTYVPLAHSIPEGNALLIETPHGRIFHTGDWKIDETPLLGSPSTAEELTQIGDKGIFALVCDSTNVFNPEASGSEAEVRAGLDEVISAAKGRVLVTTFASNAARLATLGEVAKDTGRTLCVAGRSLDRILRVARSVGYLKGFPETVDWETAMGLPRSQVLIVATGGQGEPRAALARIADDSHPIKLARGDTVVFSSKQIPGNERAIGEIQNKLATAGVEIITDRQAFVHVSGHPGRPELQSMYRWIRPQLVMPVHGEMRHLAEHARFALENGVPGAVLQKDGDIIRLAPGTPEKIGEAPVGRLALDGDVILPADGGTINERRRIAAYGQISVAVAIRKDGSLLGEPEVRLQGIPVEEEREPFIEEAVDAAEQAVKDSRGKGLDNLREALRLAVRRVATRWTGKKPIVDVLVIQA comes from the coding sequence GTGACCAACCCCAACAACGAACTCCTCTTCGTCGCGCTCGGCGGGTCCGGCGAGATCGGCATGAACGTCAATCTCTACGGCTGCAACGGCAAGTGGCTGATGGTCGATTGCGGCGTGACCTTCGCCGATCCCGACTATCCCGGCGTCGACGTGCTGCTGCCCGACCTCTCGTTCATCGAGGAGCGGCTCGACGATCTCGTCGGCATCTTCCTGACCCACGGGCACGAGGATCACATCGGCGCGCTGCCCTATTTCGCCGCCGAATTGGGCGTCCCGCTCTATGCCTCGCCCTTCACCGCCGGCCTGATTCGCGAGAAGCTCGACGAGGAGGGCATCTCCGACCAGGTCAAGCTCCACGTCGTCCGCGAGGACGGCAAGGTCCAGCTCGGCCCATTCGCCGTGACCTATGTCCCGCTCGCCCACTCGATCCCCGAGGGCAACGCCCTCCTCATCGAGACGCCGCACGGCCGCATCTTCCACACCGGCGACTGGAAGATCGACGAGACCCCGCTGCTCGGCTCCCCCTCGACCGCCGAGGAGCTGACCCAGATCGGCGACAAGGGCATCTTCGCGCTGGTCTGTGACTCCACCAACGTCTTCAACCCCGAAGCGTCGGGCAGCGAGGCCGAGGTCCGCGCCGGGCTCGACGAGGTGATCTCGGCGGCGAAGGGCCGCGTGCTCGTCACCACCTTCGCCTCCAACGCCGCGCGCCTTGCCACGCTGGGCGAGGTCGCCAAGGACACCGGCCGCACCCTCTGCGTCGCCGGCCGCTCGCTCGACCGAATCCTGCGCGTCGCCCGCTCTGTCGGCTATCTCAAGGGCTTCCCCGAGACGGTCGACTGGGAGACGGCGATGGGCCTGCCGCGCAGCCAGGTGCTGATCGTCGCCACCGGCGGCCAGGGCGAGCCGCGCGCCGCGCTCGCGCGCATCGCCGACGACAGCCACCCGATCAAGCTGGCTCGCGGCGACACCGTCGTCTTCTCCTCCAAGCAGATCCCCGGCAACGAGCGCGCGATCGGCGAGATCCAGAACAAGCTCGCCACTGCGGGCGTCGAGATCATCACCGACCGCCAGGCCTTCGTCCACGTCTCCGGCCATCCCGGGCGCCCGGAGCTCCAGTCGATGTACCGCTGGATCCGCCCGCAGCTGGTGATGCCGGTCCACGGCGAGATGCGCCACCTCGCCGAGCACGCCCGCTTCGCGCTGGAGAACGGCGTCCCGGGTGCAGTGCTGCAAAAGGACGGCGACATCATCCGCCTCGCCCCCGGCACGCCCGAGAAGATCGGCGAGGCACCGGTCGGCCGCCTCGCGCTCGACGGTGACGTGATCCTGCCGGCGGACGGCGGCACCATCAACGAGCGCCGCCGCATCGCCGCCTATGGCCAGATCTCGGTCGCGGTGGCGATCCGCAAGGACGGCTCACTGCTGGGCGAGCCCGAGGTGCGGCTCCAGGGCATCCCGGTCGAGGAGGAGCGGGAGCCCTTCATCGAAGAAGCGGTCGACGCCGCCGAACAGGCGGTCAAGGACAGCCGCGGCAAAGGGCTCGACAACCTCCGCGAGGCCCTGCGCCTCGCCGTCCGCCGCGTCGCCACGCGCTGGACGGGCAAGAAGCCGATCGTCGACGTGCTGGTGATCCAGGCGTAG
- the nuoK gene encoding NADH-quinone oxidoreductase subunit NuoK, whose product MIGLTHYLVVAAILFGLGVFGLVANRKNLILILMAIELILLSVNLNLVAFSAYLQDLVGQVFAMFVLTVAAGEAAIGLAILVIYFRGRGTISVDDVNRMKG is encoded by the coding sequence ATGATCGGCCTCACGCACTATCTGGTCGTCGCCGCGATCCTGTTCGGGCTGGGCGTGTTCGGCCTCGTCGCCAACCGCAAGAACCTGATCCTGATCCTGATGGCGATCGAGCTCATCCTCCTGAGCGTGAACCTCAACCTGGTCGCCTTCTCGGCGTATCTCCAGGATCTCGTCGGACAGGTGTTCGCGATGTTCGTACTGACCGTCGCCGCGGGCGAGGCGGCGATCGGGCTCGCGATCCTGGTCATCTATTTCCGCGGCCGCGGCACGATCTCGGTCGACGACGTCAACCGGATGAAGGGGTGA
- a CDS encoding NADH-quinone oxidoreductase subunit J has protein sequence MIQAIAFYLFAAIVIVSAALTITSRNPVHSVLWLILAFFNAAGLMVLAGAEFIAMLLVIVYVGAVAVLFLFVVMMLDIDFAELRAGFVRYGALGLALALVVAAEVVIGAGAWSAGGVDLAARAAPIDAAVPNIEGIGRLLYTRYLFVFEGAGLVLLVAMIGAIVLTHRERRDTRPQKIWSQVSRRSKDSVRNIDAPVGQGVEL, from the coding sequence ATGATCCAGGCCATTGCCTTCTACCTGTTCGCCGCGATCGTGATCGTGTCGGCAGCGCTGACGATCACGTCGCGCAATCCGGTGCATTCGGTGCTGTGGCTGATCCTCGCCTTCTTCAACGCGGCGGGGCTGATGGTGCTCGCGGGCGCCGAGTTCATCGCGATGCTGCTGGTGATCGTCTACGTCGGCGCGGTCGCAGTGCTGTTCCTGTTCGTCGTCATGATGCTCGACATCGACTTCGCCGAGCTGCGCGCCGGCTTCGTGCGCTACGGCGCGCTGGGGCTGGCGCTGGCGCTGGTGGTCGCCGCCGAGGTGGTGATCGGCGCGGGCGCGTGGAGCGCCGGCGGCGTCGACCTCGCCGCGCGCGCCGCCCCGATCGACGCCGCGGTGCCCAACATCGAGGGGATCGGGCGGCTGCTCTACACGCGCTACCTGTTCGTGTTCGAGGGCGCCGGGCTGGTGCTGCTGGTGGCGATGATCGGCGCGATCGTACTGACCCACCGCGAGCGCCGCGACACGCGTCCGCAGAAGATCTGGAGCCAGGTGAGCCGCCGCTCCAAGGACTCGGTCCGCAACATCGATGCGCCCGTCGGGCAGGGGGTGGAGCTATGA
- a CDS encoding type III pantothenate kinase, which translates to MLLAIDAGNTNVVFALIDLDAPPGPDAIRARWRIATDPRRTFDEYAVWLSQLLALEGLDRSAVTGVIIGTVVPRALHNLQMLASKYFGGEAMIAGEGGWGFALDVDEPQNLGADRALNCIAAHASHPGDAIIIDFGTATTFDVVDYSGAYKGGIIAPGINLSLDALVSAAAKLPRIAIEAPESRSVIGRNTVDQMNIGIYWGYVAMIEGLVARTKAEIGRPAKVISTGGLAILFEKHTDVFDIYEPDLTLQGLALVWQRAHMK; encoded by the coding sequence ATGCTGCTCGCGATCGATGCCGGCAATACCAACGTCGTCTTCGCGCTGATCGACCTCGACGCGCCGCCGGGGCCGGACGCGATCCGGGCGCGCTGGCGCATCGCCACCGATCCGCGCCGCACCTTCGACGAATATGCGGTGTGGCTGAGTCAGCTCCTCGCGCTCGAGGGGTTGGACCGGTCGGCGGTGACCGGCGTCATCATCGGCACCGTCGTCCCGCGTGCGCTCCACAACCTCCAGATGCTCGCCAGCAAATATTTCGGCGGCGAGGCGATGATCGCGGGGGAGGGCGGCTGGGGCTTCGCGCTCGACGTCGACGAGCCGCAGAACCTCGGCGCCGACCGCGCGCTCAACTGCATCGCCGCGCATGCGAGTCATCCGGGCGACGCGATCATCATCGATTTCGGCACCGCCACCACCTTCGACGTCGTCGACTATTCGGGCGCCTACAAGGGCGGCATCATCGCGCCGGGCATCAACCTGTCGCTCGACGCGCTGGTGAGCGCCGCCGCCAAGCTCCCCCGCATCGCGATCGAGGCGCCCGAGAGCCGCAGCGTGATCGGCCGCAACACCGTCGACCAGATGAACATCGGCATCTACTGGGGCTATGTCGCGATGATCGAGGGTCTGGTCGCCCGCACCAAGGCCGAGATCGGCCGCCCCGCGAAGGTGATCAGCACCGGCGGCCTCGCCATCTTGTTCGAGAAGCATACCGACGTGTTCGACATCTACGAACCCGATCTCACGCTCCAGGGGCTGGCGCTGGTGTGGCAGCGGGCCCATATGAAGTAA
- the nuoN gene encoding NADH-quinone oxidoreductase subunit NuoN yields MSLAHQTLLTLPEIVLGIGALVLMLVAAWGGQASTRAVSWTAVAVLIGAGIALIGPSSSGAVAFDGLYRADGFAAFAKVLIYAGTAVSIIIAPGFFQRTSGDDLRPEYPVLMLLSAIGMGVMASAGDMLSLYIGLELQSLAAYVLASFMRRDGRSAEAGLKYFVLGALASGILLYGISLVYGFSGSTNFELVAAAYERGHSTGLLIGLVFVFAGLAFKLAAVPFHMWTPDVYEGAPTPVTAFFASAPKVAAMALSVRVAIEAMGPAESQWRQIVIFAALASIIFGAVAAIGQRNVKRLLAYSSINNVGFVLVGLAAGTPQGVAAVLFYLTVYITMTLGSFIVVLQMRDAEGQQVEAIDSLAGLSRTRPGLALAMAIFMFSLAGIPPLLGFNAKLAVFDAAVGAGLFPLAVAGFVASVIGAYYYLRIVKVMYFDAPAEAFPRGSVVEGGLIAVAAVLVSPVGWFLLAPLGRWTQVAAGSLF; encoded by the coding sequence ATGTCGCTCGCCCACCAGACCCTGCTGACGCTGCCGGAGATCGTACTCGGCATCGGCGCGCTCGTGCTGATGCTGGTCGCCGCCTGGGGCGGCCAGGCCTCGACCCGCGCGGTGAGCTGGACCGCGGTCGCCGTGCTGATCGGCGCCGGCATCGCGCTGATCGGCCCGTCGTCGAGCGGCGCGGTCGCCTTCGACGGCCTCTACCGCGCCGACGGTTTCGCGGCTTTCGCCAAGGTACTGATCTACGCCGGCACCGCGGTGTCGATCATTATCGCGCCCGGCTTCTTCCAGCGCACCAGCGGCGACGACCTGCGCCCGGAATATCCGGTGCTGATGCTGCTGTCGGCGATCGGCATGGGGGTGATGGCCTCGGCGGGCGACATGCTGTCGCTCTACATCGGCCTCGAGCTGCAGAGCCTCGCCGCCTATGTGCTGGCGAGCTTCATGCGGCGCGACGGCCGCTCGGCGGAAGCGGGCCTCAAATACTTCGTACTGGGCGCGCTCGCCTCGGGCATCCTGCTCTACGGCATCTCGCTGGTCTACGGCTTCTCGGGCTCGACCAACTTCGAGCTGGTCGCCGCCGCCTATGAGCGCGGCCATTCGACCGGGCTGCTGATCGGCCTGGTGTTCGTGTTCGCCGGCCTCGCCTTCAAGCTCGCGGCGGTGCCGTTCCACATGTGGACGCCCGACGTCTACGAGGGCGCGCCGACCCCCGTCACCGCCTTCTTCGCTTCGGCGCCCAAGGTGGCGGCGATGGCGCTCAGCGTGCGCGTCGCGATCGAGGCGATGGGTCCGGCCGAGAGCCAGTGGCGCCAGATCGTGATCTTCGCCGCGCTCGCGTCGATCATCTTCGGCGCGGTGGCGGCGATCGGGCAGCGCAACGTCAAGCGCCTGCTCGCCTATTCGTCGATCAACAACGTCGGTTTCGTGCTGGTTGGGCTCGCCGCCGGTACGCCGCAGGGCGTCGCCGCGGTGCTGTTCTACCTCACGGTCTACATCACCATGACGCTCGGCAGCTTCATCGTCGTGCTGCAGATGCGCGATGCCGAGGGGCAGCAGGTCGAGGCCATCGACAGCCTCGCCGGCCTGTCGCGCACGCGGCCCGGCCTCGCGCTGGCGATGGCGATCTTCATGTTCAGCCTGGCCGGCATCCCGCCGCTGCTCGGGTTCAACGCCAAGCTGGCGGTGTTCGACGCCGCGGTCGGCGCGGGGCTGTTCCCGCTCGCGGTCGCCGGCTTCGTCGCCTCGGTGATCGGTGCCTATTATTACCTGCGCATCGTCAAGGTCATGTATTTCGACGCGCCGGCCGAGGCCTTCCCGCGCGGCAGCGTCGTCGAGGGCGGGCTGATCGCGGTCGCCGCGGTGCTGGTGTCGCCGGTGGGCTGGTTCCTGCTGGCGCCGCTCGGCCGCTGGACCCAGGTCGCGGCGGGCTCGCTGTTCTGA
- the nuoL gene encoding NADH-quinone oxidoreductase subunit L, translating to MTSIAVIVFLPLLAAAVAGLSNRAFGTTFPKVITTAGLFVSCLLSWPIFIGFLGGHAEAHVEPVFTWIRSGTLDVAWALRVDALTAVMLVVITSVSALVHLYSWGYMDGDPDQPRFFAYLSLFTFAMLMLVTADNLLQMFFGWEGVGLASYLLIGFWFKKPSANAAAIKAFVVNRVGDLGFMLGIFGTYLVFGTISIPAILEAAPGMAGSTIGFLGHRFDTMTVLCILLFIGAMGKSAQLGLHTWLPDAMEGPTPVSALIHAATMVTAGVFMVCRLSPMFETSPVAMGFVTFIGAATCLFAATVGTVQNDIKRVIAYSTCSQLGYMFFAAGVGAYGAAMFHLFTHAFFKALLFLGAGSVIHAMHHEQDMRFYGGLRKHIPITFWAMMAGTLAITGVGIPGIFGNAAIGFAGFHSKDAIIEAAWAAGGTSQLAFYVGVFAALLTSFYSWRLMFLTFWGKPRWANSEHIQHAVHDAHGHGHHGVDEGAGHDQHVDEPGAHDLHEGTAGYHPHESPWTMLLPLALLSVGAVLAGLVFHGFFIEPTAGESFWHGAVAFNEHLMHAMHEVPVLVKLSATIVMLLGLLIAWLAYIRAPEFPAQFADMFRVLYRFLLNKWYFDEVYNVLFVKPAFAIGRLFWKGGDEGTIDRFGPNGVAWVVARGSGVTARLQSGHLYTYAFVMLLGLVAAVTWVVAR from the coding sequence ATGACGTCGATCGCCGTCATTGTCTTCCTGCCGCTGCTCGCCGCCGCCGTCGCGGGGCTGAGCAACCGCGCGTTCGGCACGACCTTTCCCAAGGTGATCACCACCGCGGGGCTGTTCGTGTCGTGCCTGCTGTCCTGGCCGATCTTCATCGGCTTCCTCGGCGGCCATGCCGAGGCGCATGTCGAGCCGGTGTTCACCTGGATCAGGTCGGGCACGCTCGACGTCGCCTGGGCGCTCCGAGTCGATGCGCTCACCGCGGTGATGCTGGTGGTGATCACCAGCGTGTCGGCGCTCGTCCACCTCTATAGCTGGGGGTATATGGACGGGGACCCGGATCAGCCGCGGTTCTTCGCCTATCTGTCGCTGTTCACCTTCGCGATGCTGATGCTGGTGACGGCGGACAACCTCCTCCAGATGTTCTTCGGCTGGGAAGGCGTCGGCCTCGCCTCCTATCTGCTGATCGGATTCTGGTTCAAGAAGCCGAGCGCCAACGCCGCTGCGATCAAGGCGTTCGTGGTGAACCGTGTGGGTGATCTCGGCTTCATGCTCGGCATCTTCGGCACCTATCTCGTGTTCGGGACGATCTCGATCCCGGCGATCCTCGAGGCGGCGCCGGGCATGGCCGGCAGCACGATCGGCTTCCTCGGCCACCGCTTCGACACGATGACGGTGCTGTGCATCCTGTTGTTCATCGGCGCGATGGGCAAGTCGGCGCAGCTGGGCTTGCACACCTGGCTTCCCGACGCGATGGAGGGCCCGACCCCGGTGTCGGCGCTGATCCACGCCGCGACGATGGTGACCGCGGGCGTGTTCATGGTATGCCGCCTGTCGCCGATGTTCGAGACCTCGCCGGTGGCGATGGGCTTCGTCACCTTTATCGGCGCCGCGACCTGCCTGTTCGCCGCCACCGTCGGCACGGTGCAGAACGACATCAAGCGCGTGATCGCCTATTCGACCTGCTCGCAGCTCGGCTACATGTTCTTCGCCGCCGGCGTCGGAGCGTACGGCGCGGCGATGTTCCACCTCTTCACCCACGCCTTCTTCAAGGCGCTGCTGTTCCTCGGTGCCGGATCGGTGATCCATGCCATGCACCATGAGCAGGACATGCGCTTCTACGGGGGTCTCAGGAAGCACATCCCGATCACCTTCTGGGCGATGATGGCGGGCACGCTCGCGATCACCGGTGTCGGCATTCCCGGCATCTTCGGCAATGCCGCGATCGGCTTCGCCGGCTTCCACTCGAAGGATGCGATCATCGAGGCGGCCTGGGCGGCCGGCGGCACCAGCCAGCTCGCCTTCTACGTCGGCGTGTTCGCGGCGCTGCTGACCAGCTTCTATTCCTGGCGCCTTATGTTCCTGACCTTCTGGGGCAAGCCGCGCTGGGCGAACTCGGAGCATATCCAGCACGCCGTTCACGACGCGCACGGCCACGGCCATCACGGCGTCGATGAGGGCGCTGGCCACGACCAGCATGTCGACGAACCCGGCGCGCACGACCTGCACGAGGGCACCGCCGGCTATCATCCGCACGAGAGCCCGTGGACGATGCTGCTGCCGCTGGCGCTGCTGTCGGTCGGCGCGGTGCTCGCGGGCCTGGTGTTCCACGGCTTCTTCATCGAGCCGACCGCCGGCGAGAGCTTCTGGCACGGCGCGGTCGCCTTCAACGAGCATCTGATGCATGCGATGCACGAGGTGCCGGTGCTGGTGAAGCTCTCGGCGACGATCGTGATGCTGCTCGGCCTGTTGATCGCCTGGCTCGCCTACATCCGCGCGCCGGAGTTCCCGGCCCAGTTCGCCGACATGTTCCGCGTCCTCTACCGCTTCCTGCTCAACAAATGGTACTTCGATGAGGTCTACAACGTGCTGTTCGTGAAGCCCGCATTCGCGATCGGCCGCCTGTTCTGGAAGGGCGGTGACGAAGGCACGATCGACCGCTTCGGTCCCAATGGCGTCGCCTGGGTGGTGGCGCGCGGCAGCGGCGTCACGGCGCGGCTCCAGTCGGGCCATCTCTACACCTATGCATTCGTGATGCTGCTCGGCCTGGTCGCGGCGGTGACCTGGGTGGTGGCACGATGA
- the nuoI gene encoding NADH-quinone oxidoreductase subunit NuoI, with amino-acid sequence MSLAQVVRSFTLWEFVKAHRLTLKYFFKPKATINYPFEKNPISPRFRGEHALRRYPNGEERCIACKLCEAICPALAITIEAEPRDDGSRRTTRYDIDMTKCIYCGLCQEACPVDAIVEGPNFEFSTETREELIYDKAKLLANGDRWESVIAANLAADAPYR; translated from the coding sequence ATGAGCCTCGCCCAAGTCGTCCGCTCGTTCACCCTGTGGGAGTTCGTGAAGGCCCACAGGCTGACCCTGAAGTATTTCTTCAAGCCCAAGGCGACGATCAACTACCCGTTCGAGAAGAACCCGATCTCGCCCCGCTTCCGCGGCGAGCATGCGCTGCGCCGTTATCCCAACGGCGAGGAGCGCTGCATCGCGTGCAAGCTGTGCGAGGCGATCTGTCCGGCGCTGGCGATCACGATCGAGGCTGAGCCGCGCGACGACGGCTCGCGCCGCACCACGCGCTACGACATCGACATGACCAAGTGCATCTACTGCGGCCTGTGCCAGGAGGCATGCCCGGTGGACGCGATCGTCGAGGGGCCGAACTTCGAGTTCTCGACCGAGACGCGTGAGGAGCTGATCTACGACAAGGCCAAGCTGCTCGCCAACGGCGACCGCTGGGAAAGCGTGATCGCGGCGAACCTTGCCGCCGACGCGCCCTATCGGTAA
- a CDS encoding NADH-quinone oxidoreductase subunit M: MSGILSLMLLVPALGAVACLLVNAGTARWIALIATFIDLALGIVLWANFDVGGAQWQFVENVPLFGRFAWALGIDGFALLLIMLSVFLMPICIGASWDAITERVPEYMAAFLATELLMIGTFAAQDLFLFYIFFEGGLIPMYLIIGIWGGANRIYASYKFFLYTLLGSLLMLVAMLWMSQEAGTTYIPTLLTHDFPVHAQTWLWLAFFASFAVKMPMWPVHTWLPDAHVQAPTAGSVILAGVLLKLGGYGFLRFSLPMFPEASAELIWLVFGLSAIAVVYTSLVALVQSDMKKLIAYSSVAHMAIVTIGLFAFNQQGIEGAMMVMLGHGLVSGALFLCVGVIYDRLHTREIARYGGLAINMPRYAVLFMLFTMASVGLPGTSNFIGEILSLMGTYQVSTWITLVCTTGIILGAAYMLYLYRRVVFGDLVHDDVKAMPDLNRRELAMLGALAAVVLWMGVYPESFLAPMRNDVTTLLARVDRAKPAGDSLPTPGNPAAVPAAHAAEATHGEAH; the protein is encoded by the coding sequence ATGAGCGGCATCCTTTCCCTCATGCTGCTGGTGCCCGCGCTCGGCGCGGTCGCCTGCCTGCTGGTCAATGCCGGCACCGCGCGCTGGATCGCGCTGATCGCGACGTTCATCGACCTTGCGCTCGGCATCGTGCTGTGGGCCAATTTCGACGTCGGCGGCGCGCAGTGGCAGTTCGTCGAGAACGTGCCGCTGTTCGGGCGCTTCGCCTGGGCGCTGGGCATCGACGGCTTCGCGCTGCTGCTGATCATGCTCAGCGTGTTCCTGATGCCGATCTGCATCGGCGCGAGCTGGGACGCGATCACCGAGCGCGTGCCGGAATATATGGCCGCGTTCCTCGCGACCGAGCTGCTGATGATCGGCACCTTCGCCGCGCAGGACCTGTTCCTGTTCTACATCTTCTTCGAAGGCGGCCTGATTCCGATGTACCTGATCATCGGCATCTGGGGCGGCGCCAACCGCATCTACGCGTCGTACAAGTTCTTCCTCTACACGCTGCTCGGCTCGCTGCTGATGCTGGTGGCGATGCTGTGGATGAGCCAGGAGGCGGGGACCACCTATATCCCGACGCTGCTGACGCACGACTTCCCGGTCCACGCGCAGACGTGGCTGTGGCTTGCCTTCTTCGCCTCGTTCGCGGTCAAGATGCCGATGTGGCCGGTCCACACCTGGCTGCCCGACGCGCACGTCCAGGCGCCGACCGCGGGCTCGGTGATCCTGGCGGGCGTGCTGCTGAAGCTCGGCGGCTACGGCTTCCTGCGCTTCTCGCTGCCGATGTTCCCGGAGGCGTCGGCTGAGCTGATCTGGCTGGTGTTCGGCCTGTCGGCGATCGCCGTAGTCTACACCTCGCTCGTCGCGCTCGTGCAGAGCGACATGAAGAAGCTGATCGCCTATTCCTCGGTCGCGCACATGGCGATCGTCACCATCGGCCTGTTCGCCTTCAACCAGCAGGGCATCGAGGGCGCGATGATGGTGATGCTGGGCCACGGTCTGGTCTCTGGCGCGCTGTTCCTGTGCGTCGGCGTGATCTACGACCGGCTCCACACCCGCGAGATCGCCCGCTACGGCGGCCTCGCGATCAACATGCCGCGCTATGCCGTGCTGTTCATGCTGTTCACCATGGCCTCGGTCGGCCTGCCCGGCACCAGCAACTTCATCGGCGAGATATTGAGCCTGATGGGCACCTATCAGGTGTCGACCTGGATCACGCTCGTCTGCACCACCGGCATCATCCTGGGCGCCGCCTACATGCTCTATCTCTACCGCCGCGTCGTGTTCGGCGATCTCGTCCACGACGACGTCAAGGCCATGCCCGACCTCAACCGCCGCGAGCTGGCGATGCTCGGCGCGCTGGCCGCGGTGGTGCTGTGGATGGGCGTCTATCCGGAGAGCTTCCTCGCGCCGATGCGCAACGATGTGACCACGCTGCTCGCCCGCGTCGACCGCGCCAAGCCGGCCGGCGACTCCCTGCCGACCCCCGGCAATCCCGCCGCCGTGCCTGCTGCCCACGCCGCCGAAGCCACGCATGGGGAGGCGCACTGA